Proteins encoded by one window of Sediminicoccus rosea:
- a CDS encoding Bug family tripartite tricarboxylate transporter substrate binding protein, translating into MQRRLILLGGATLLPAPALRAQPRWPDREVTILVPFGAGGSTDVSVRAVAGEAEKHLGVPIQIVNRVGGQGTASLTAVAQARPDGHTLGSGAMSGLAIAPHTMEVSYTLDSFAYLPGAARFLYGIGVRAESPYGTIQDLINAAKARRMTFSATGPPNNLGMFDLNRRYGTRFQFIPFQSGAEAVTAVLGGHVECTSQTPPEMLPAIQSGRMRLLASSSPGRWKEFPQVQTLRESGFDVTIESLLGFVAPRATPPDRIATLSDAFLRAARAPAVEATLTRFGMVPEVLEASAFEQAIRAGFTRFGEQLREAGLARR; encoded by the coding sequence ATGCAAAGACGCCTGATCCTGCTGGGCGGCGCCACCCTGCTGCCCGCCCCCGCGCTGCGCGCCCAGCCGCGCTGGCCGGACCGCGAGGTGACGATCCTTGTTCCCTTTGGCGCGGGCGGTTCCACCGATGTCTCGGTGCGCGCCGTGGCGGGCGAGGCGGAGAAGCATCTGGGCGTGCCGATCCAGATCGTGAATCGGGTAGGTGGGCAGGGCACCGCCTCGCTCACCGCGGTCGCCCAGGCGCGGCCGGATGGGCATACGCTCGGCAGCGGTGCCATGTCCGGCCTCGCCATCGCGCCGCACACCATGGAGGTCAGCTATACGCTGGACAGCTTCGCCTATCTGCCGGGCGCAGCCCGCTTCCTCTATGGGATCGGTGTGCGGGCCGAGAGCCCATATGGCACGATTCAGGATCTGATCAACGCCGCCAAGGCGCGGCGCATGACCTTCAGCGCGACCGGCCCCCCCAACAACCTCGGCATGTTCGACCTGAACCGCCGCTATGGCACGCGCTTCCAGTTCATCCCCTTCCAGTCGGGGGCCGAGGCGGTAACCGCGGTGCTGGGCGGGCATGTGGAATGCACCTCGCAAACCCCGCCCGAGATGCTGCCCGCCATCCAGTCCGGCCGGATGCGGCTGCTGGCCTCCTCCTCGCCCGGTCGCTGGAAGGAATTCCCGCAGGTGCAGACGCTGCGCGAGTCGGGCTTCGACGTGACGATCGAGAGCCTGCTGGGGTTTGTCGCCCCGCGCGCGACGCCGCCCGATCGGATCGCCACCCTCTCGGACGCCTTCCTACGCGCCGCCCGCGCTCCCGCCGTGGAAGCGACGCTCACACGCTTCGGTATGGTGCCTGAAGTGCTTGAGGCATCCGCCTTCGAACAGGCAATCCGCGCCGGCTTCACGCGCTTCGGCGAGCAATTGCGGGAGGCCGGCCTGGCCCGCCGCTGA
- a CDS encoding Bug family tripartite tricarboxylate transporter substrate binding protein: MKRRQALIASGSVLLAPGIARAAWPDREITILVAYGAGGSTDVSTRAMAAEAEKLLGVPIQIVNRTGGQGTSAPAQVATMRPDGHVMATAGMAALAILPHVLDLPYTLDSFGFLPGYARYLYGIAVPADSPITTAQELIAAGRQRRVTFAAAGAPQNVGMFELNARLRTRFAFIPFPGGAEAVTAAIGKHVDFVIQNPPEMLPALQSGRLRLIASASDARWKELPNVPTLREQGVELAVDSVLGLVMPRGVPADRAEILSRAFLQAARNPAVAETLSRFGMIPAPVPAADFEAMQRRALAEFGPHLREAGLARR; the protein is encoded by the coding sequence ATGAAACGCAGGCAGGCCCTCATCGCCTCAGGCTCGGTGCTTCTCGCACCCGGCATCGCCCGCGCCGCCTGGCCGGACCGTGAGATCACTATCCTCGTCGCCTATGGCGCGGGCGGCTCCACCGATGTCTCCACGCGTGCCATGGCGGCGGAGGCCGAGAAGCTGCTAGGCGTGCCCATTCAGATCGTGAACCGCACGGGCGGGCAGGGGACCAGCGCGCCCGCGCAGGTCGCGACGATGCGGCCGGACGGTCACGTGATGGCGACCGCCGGCATGGCCGCTCTCGCCATCCTGCCGCATGTGTTGGACCTGCCCTATACGCTCGACAGCTTCGGCTTCTTGCCAGGCTATGCCCGCTATCTCTATGGCATCGCCGTGCCGGCCGACAGCCCGATCACCACGGCGCAGGAATTGATCGCGGCGGGGCGCCAGCGCCGCGTGACCTTCGCGGCGGCGGGCGCGCCGCAGAATGTCGGCATGTTCGAGCTGAATGCGCGGCTGCGCACGCGCTTTGCCTTCATCCCCTTCCCGGGCGGCGCCGAGGCGGTGACGGCCGCGATCGGCAAGCATGTGGATTTCGTGATCCAGAACCCACCGGAGATGCTGCCTGCGCTGCAGTCGGGCCGGCTGCGCCTCATCGCCTCGGCCAGCGATGCGCGGTGGAAGGAATTGCCGAATGTGCCCACGCTGCGCGAGCAGGGCGTGGAGCTCGCGGTGGACAGCGTGCTCGGCCTCGTCATGCCGCGTGGCGTGCCGGCGGACCGCGCTGAGATCCTCTCGCGCGCCTTCCTCCAGGCGGCCCGCAACCCCGCCGTGGCCGAGACGCTCAGCCGCTTCGGCATGATTCCGGCTCCTGTGCCGGCCGCGGATTTCGAGGCGATGCAGCGCCGCGCCCTTGCCGAATTCGGCCCGCATCTACGCGAAGCCGGCCTGGCCCGCCGATGA
- a CDS encoding SDR family oxidoreductase — MSASDRLALVTGAARGIGASIARRLAEGGHPVVLSDVLEEVEATAAALRAEGHSARAIRLDVSDDAAVAALPEVLGADWARLGILVNNAGISPKHEGRRRPIAEMPPAEWRRVLEVNLTGAFLMSQACIPPLRARGWGRVIMITSQASRTMSRIAGAHYAASKTGLMGFARSLAGELGPHGITVNSIAPGRIATPMAAGAAAGANDSFLANIPAGRLGTPEDVAEVAAFLASDSAGYLNGTTIDVGGGSFMP, encoded by the coding sequence ATGAGCGCCTCGGACCGGCTTGCCCTCGTCACCGGCGCCGCGCGTGGCATCGGCGCTTCCATCGCGCGCCGCCTTGCGGAGGGGGGGCACCCCGTCGTGCTCTCGGACGTGCTGGAGGAGGTGGAGGCGACCGCCGCCGCGCTCCGCGCCGAGGGCCATAGCGCGCGGGCCATCCGCCTCGATGTCTCCGATGATGCGGCGGTGGCGGCACTGCCCGAGGTGCTGGGCGCGGATTGGGCGCGGCTTGGCATCCTCGTGAACAATGCCGGCATCTCGCCCAAGCATGAGGGGCGCCGCCGTCCCATCGCGGAGATGCCGCCCGCCGAATGGCGGCGCGTGCTGGAGGTGAACCTGACCGGCGCCTTCCTGATGAGCCAGGCCTGCATCCCGCCGCTGCGCGCGCGCGGCTGGGGCCGCGTCATCATGATCACGAGCCAGGCCTCGCGCACGATGAGCCGGATCGCGGGCGCGCATTACGCCGCCTCCAAGACCGGGCTGATGGGCTTCGCCCGCAGCCTCGCTGGCGAGCTTGGCCCGCATGGCATCACGGTCAACAGCATCGCGCCCGGCCGCATCGCCACGCCCATGGCCGCGGGTGCGGCGGCGGGCGCCAACGACAGCTTCCTCGCCAATATCCCGGCCGGCCGCCTCGGCACGCCCGAAGATGTGGCGGAGGTGGCGGCATTCCTCGCCTCGGATTCGGCGGGCTATCTGAACGGCACAACGATCGACGTCGGCGGCGGCAGCTTCATGCCCTGA
- a CDS encoding tripartite tricarboxylate transporter permease, with protein MDGLIQGFGVLLTAQNMGLCVLGAVLGTLVGVLPGLGPATTIALLLPISLKLDPTGAIILLAGIYYGVAYGGTITSVLMRIPGEASSVVTCLDGHAMARNGRAGAALGIAAIGSFIAGTFGILGVMLLSPPLAELVIAFGPWEYAALMLAGLSLIAFFAASGVAKAALMALFGLFLGLVGLDPINGAPRFTFGVPALVDGINIAPLALGLFGLSELLFLALGKEKRAEILRPPSTLLGFMPNREEWRRSAMPIARGSVLGFLIGLLPGGGAVLASFLSYGIEKRLSKNPEQFGKGAIEGVAGPESANNSGTAGAFIPLLTLGIPANAVTALLLGALLVHGVQPGPMIMERQPELYWGVIASMYMGNVVLLILNLPFVGLFVRALEVPRRFMATAILLVCVIGTWSTGLNGFDVLLAVIFGILGFVLRRGGFDLGPLVLAYVLGPTLERSLRQALLIADGDLTEIVNHPIALGFLVVALLVLLSGLVFRRRPAVVQDSGS; from the coding sequence ATGGACGGGCTGATTCAGGGCTTCGGCGTGCTGCTCACCGCGCAGAATATGGGGCTCTGCGTGCTGGGGGCCGTGCTAGGCACGCTGGTGGGCGTGCTGCCGGGCCTCGGCCCCGCGACCACCATTGCACTGCTGCTGCCGATCAGCCTGAAGCTCGATCCAACGGGTGCCATCATCCTACTGGCAGGTATCTACTATGGCGTCGCCTATGGCGGGACCATCACCTCGGTGCTGATGCGAATTCCGGGCGAGGCGTCTTCGGTCGTTACCTGCCTCGATGGGCATGCCATGGCGCGCAATGGCCGGGCCGGCGCGGCGCTCGGCATCGCCGCCATCGGCAGCTTCATCGCGGGCACTTTCGGCATCCTGGGCGTGATGCTGCTGTCGCCGCCGCTGGCCGAGTTGGTGATCGCCTTCGGCCCCTGGGAATACGCCGCGCTGATGCTGGCGGGCCTCTCGCTCATTGCCTTCTTTGCCGCCTCGGGCGTTGCCAAGGCGGCGCTCATGGCGCTGTTCGGGCTGTTCCTCGGTCTCGTCGGCCTTGATCCCATCAACGGCGCGCCGCGGTTCACCTTCGGTGTGCCCGCCCTGGTGGACGGCATCAACATCGCACCGCTGGCGCTTGGCCTGTTCGGCCTTTCGGAGTTGCTCTTCCTGGCGCTCGGCAAAGAGAAGCGCGCCGAGATCCTGCGCCCGCCTTCCACCCTGCTCGGCTTCATGCCCAATCGCGAGGAATGGCGGCGCAGCGCCATGCCCATCGCGCGCGGCTCGGTGCTGGGCTTCCTGATCGGCCTGCTGCCGGGCGGCGGCGCCGTGCTCGCCTCCTTCCTCTCCTACGGCATCGAAAAGCGCCTTTCGAAGAATCCGGAGCAGTTCGGCAAGGGCGCCATCGAGGGTGTTGCGGGGCCGGAGAGTGCGAACAACAGCGGCACGGCCGGCGCCTTCATTCCACTGCTGACACTCGGCATCCCGGCCAATGCCGTCACCGCGCTGCTGCTGGGCGCGCTGCTGGTACATGGGGTGCAGCCCGGGCCGATGATCATGGAACGCCAGCCGGAGCTCTACTGGGGTGTCATCGCCTCCATGTACATGGGCAATGTGGTCCTGCTGATCCTGAACCTGCCCTTCGTGGGGCTTTTCGTCCGCGCGCTGGAAGTGCCGCGTCGCTTCATGGCGACGGCAATTCTGCTGGTTTGCGTCATTGGCACCTGGAGCACCGGACTCAATGGCTTCGACGTGCTGCTGGCGGTGATCTTCGGCATCCTCGGCTTTGTGTTACGCCGCGGGGGCTTCGACCTCGGGCCGCTGGTGCTGGCCTATGTGCTGGGCCCGACCCTGGAACGCTCGCTGCGCCAGGCGTTGCTGATCGCCGACGGCGACCTCACGGAGATCGTGAACCACCCTATCGCGCTTGGGTTCCTAGTCGTGGCGCTGCTTGTGCTCCTGAGTGGACTGGTGTTCCGTCGGCGGCCGGCAGTGGTGCAGGATAGCGGGAGCTGA
- a CDS encoding GntR family transcriptional regulator yields MTKAKDKARSPALEQVVRANLGAQAHGKLRKALSTGELRPGERLNGRALAARLGTSLTPVREALLQLVAEGALEMQAGKAFTVPVPTRAAYLELRDLRLVLEGMAAERAAVAISPLALTRLATAHRKLCAAKERGDFAGALRWNEEFHLGLAAAAGMPRLLRLVEGLWIQSGPFLNDLRADWPHTVAEPHPHLLVLQALDARNGQAAAAAIRRDILEGGEGPLRRLEG; encoded by the coding sequence ATGACGAAGGCGAAGGACAAGGCGCGGTCGCCCGCGTTGGAACAGGTGGTGCGCGCAAACTTAGGCGCTCAGGCGCATGGCAAGCTGCGCAAGGCGCTCTCCACCGGGGAGTTGCGCCCAGGCGAGCGCCTGAACGGCCGAGCGCTCGCCGCGCGGCTCGGCACCAGCTTAACGCCGGTGCGCGAGGCGTTGCTGCAACTGGTGGCCGAGGGCGCGCTGGAAATGCAAGCCGGGAAGGCCTTCACCGTGCCGGTGCCCACCCGCGCCGCCTATCTAGAATTGCGCGACCTGCGCCTCGTGCTGGAGGGCATGGCGGCGGAACGCGCAGCGGTGGCCATCAGCCCCCTGGCCCTCACGCGCCTCGCTACCGCGCACCGCAAGCTCTGCGCCGCGAAGGAGAGGGGCGATTTCGCCGGCGCGCTGCGCTGGAACGAGGAGTTCCATCTGGGCCTCGCCGCCGCCGCTGGCATGCCGCGCCTGCTGCGCCTGGTCGAGGGGCTGTGGATCCAAAGCGGCCCCTTCCTGAATGATTTGCGCGCCGACTGGCCGCACACGGTGGCCGAGCCGCACCCGCATCTGCTGGTCTTGCAGGCGCTGGACGCGCGCAACGGGCAGGCCGCCGCCGCCGCCATCCGGCGCGATATCCTGGAGGGCGGCGAAGGGCCGTTACGTCGGCTGGAGGGCTGA
- a CDS encoding tripartite tricarboxylate transporter TctB family protein, translating to MNWTARAVAIAALVFCGLAGWEAARLPAWSAFDGPGPGLVPQILVVLIAVAALGVLVAPGHGEPEGGAESPLRSRGFLGYGGAMLGVALALPHLGFIVSGGLATLLVMRVAEGVAWPAAMFWAVILVGAVTLLFGTALGVPFPPGPAERMLAPLGVLRLG from the coding sequence ATGAACTGGACCGCGCGCGCCGTTGCCATCGCGGCACTGGTCTTCTGCGGCCTGGCGGGATGGGAGGCCGCGCGCTTGCCAGCCTGGTCCGCCTTTGACGGGCCTGGGCCGGGGCTGGTGCCGCAGATCCTCGTGGTGCTAATCGCAGTGGCAGCACTCGGCGTGCTCGTGGCACCCGGGCATGGCGAGCCCGAGGGCGGGGCGGAATCCCCGCTGCGGTCTCGTGGCTTCCTCGGCTATGGCGGAGCCATGCTGGGCGTGGCGCTGGCGCTTCCGCATCTGGGCTTTATCGTCTCGGGCGGCCTCGCGACGCTCCTCGTGATGCGTGTGGCGGAGGGTGTGGCCTGGCCCGCCGCCATGTTCTGGGCGGTCATTTTGGTGGGTGCCGTTACACTGCTCTTCGGCACCGCACTCGGCGTGCCGTTCCCTCCCGGGCCGGCGGAGCGGATGCTCGCCCCGCTCGGCGTGCTTCGACTGGGCTGA